One region of Gossypium raimondii isolate GPD5lz chromosome 6, ASM2569854v1, whole genome shotgun sequence genomic DNA includes:
- the LOC105773317 gene encoding subtilisin-like protease SBT3, whose product MAADITKHLYVYCWVSFCVLFMFIKLAKSDNYIVHMDISAMPKAFSNQHTWYLATLSSVSAKSKAETNPTTPFSKLIYTYNHVIQGFSASLTPAELESLKNSPGYVSSVKDRVVKVDTTHSFEFLDLNSGTGAWPVSSFGKDVIVGVIDTGVWPESESFNDDGMSDVPSRWKGECESGTQFNSSLCNKKLIGARFFNKGLIAHNSNITISMNSTRDTEGHGTHTSTTVAGTYVKDASYFGYAPGTARGMAPMARVAMYKALWEEGAYTTDIIAAIDQAITDGVDVLSMSLGLDGVDLYEDPIAIATFAAIEKNIFVSTSAGNEGPDVETLHNGTPWVITVAAGTMDRDFGATLILSNKVSINGLAQYPGNFTSTEFPIVFMDTCSNKTELSKIKQKIIVCQDPGKEDSLDDQFNNILAAGNIAAVFITNSSSVDVFVQSPFPAIFLVQKDGDTVVDFIKSNTDPKASIVFKKTILGIKPSPRVTSYTSRGPSYSCPLVLKPDIMAPGDSVLAAWPPNIAAARVNQDLVFTNFNLLSGTSMACPHVSGIAALLKAVYPNWSPAAIRSALMTTSDQIDNTGSPIKDIGGNLRPADPLAMGAGHVNPNKALNPGLIYDATVQDYVDLLCGLNFTQQQIKTITKTSSNNCSNPSLDLNYPSFIAFFNDRGAKPNSTTVVEFGRTVTNVGDGSFTYKANVTPINGLKVIVEPDTLVFKTKYEKKSYKLSIEGPKQLHKAVLFGYLTWEDSGKEHVVTSPIVATSYKIEK is encoded by the coding sequence ATGGCAGCTGATATTACCAAACACCTGTATGTTTATTGTTGGGTTTCTTTTTGTGTCTTGTTTATGTTTATCAAACTAGCAAAATCTGACAATTATATTGTCCATATGGACATCTCTGCCATGCCCAAAGCTTTCTCTAACCAGCACACCTGGTATTTGGCCACTCTTTCATCTGTTTCAGCCAAATCCAAAGCTGAAACCAACCCAACCACTCCTTTTTCTAAACTTATCTATACTTATAACCATGTTATTCAAGGTTTTAGTGCTAGTCTCACACCCGCAGAGCTTGAGTCCTTGAAAAATAGTCCGGGGTATGTTTCATCGGTTAAAGATAGAGTTGTAAAGGTCGATACAACACATTCTTTCGAATTCCTCGACTTGAATTCTGGTACCGGTGCATGGCCAGTGTCGAGCTTCGGCAAAGATGTAATCGTCGGGGTGATTGATACTGGGGTTTGGCCAGAAAGCGAAAGCTTTAATGATGATGGGATGAGTGATGTTCCATCAAGATGGAAAGGGGAATGTGAAAGTGGTACCCAATTCAATTCCTCATTGTGCAATAAAAAGCTTATTGGTGCTCGGTTTTTCAATAAAGGTCTGATTGCTCATAATTCCAATATCACCATCTCAATGAATTCCACGCGAGACACTGAAGGACATGGTACCCATACGTCCACAACTGTAGCTGGAACTTATGTGAAAGATGCATCGTATTTTGGCTATGCACCGGGGACTGCTAGAGGAATGGCACCAATGGCTCGTGTAGCCATGTATAAAGCTCTATGGGAAGAAGGAGCTTACACCACTGATATAATTGCAGCCATTGATCAAGCTATTACTGACGGTGTCGACGTTCTTTCAATGTCATTGGGCTTGGATGGAGTCGACTTATACGAAGACCCTATCGCAATAGCCACATTTGCTGCCATAGAGAAGAACATTTTCGTTTCCACATCTGCAGGCAATGAAGGACCAGATGTAGAGACTCTACACAATGGTACACCTTGGGTTATAACCGTAGCCGCCGGCACCATGGACCGTGACTTCGGCGCAACCTTAATCCTCAGTAACAAAGTGTCAATCAATGGCTTAGCTCAATATCCAGGGAATTTCACATCAACTGAATTCCCAATTGTTTTCATGGACACATGTAGTAACAAAACCGAATTGAGCAAAATCAAGCAGAAGATCATTGTGTGTCAAGATCCAGGCAAGGAAGATTCGCTCGACGATCAATTTAACAACATTCTAGCCGCTGGTAACATTGCCGCTGTCTTCATAACGAATAGCAGCAGTGTCGATGTATTCGTCCAAAGCCCATTTCCAGCCATTTTCTTGGTACAAAAAGATGGTGACACAGTTGTGGATTTCATTAAAAGCAACACTGACCCAAAAGCCAGCATTGTGTTTAAAAAAACAATCCTTGGTATTAAGCCATCACCAAGGGTGACTAGCTATACGTCTCGAGGTCCATCCTATAGTTGTCCACTGGTTTTAAAGCCTGATATTATGGCACCTGGTGACTCAGTCCTCGCTGCATGGCCTCCAAATATTGCAGCAGCTCGTGTAAATCAAGACCTTGTGTTCACCAATTTCAACTTATTGTCGGGAACATCCATGGCATGTCCCCATGTTTCGGGTATAGCAGCCCTTTTAAAAGCTGTTTATCCTAATTGGAGCCCTGCGGCAATTCGATCGGCTTTGATGACAACATCCGATCAAATCGATAACACAGGTAGTCCGATAAAGGATATAGGCGGAAATCTCCGACCGGCTGATCCTTTAGCCATGGGAGCTGGTCATGTTAACCCCAATAAAGCTTTAAACCCCGGACTTATATACGATGCTACGGTTCAAGATTACGTTGATCTCCTTTGTGGTCTAAATTTCACACAACAACAAATTAAAACCATCACGAAAACATCGTCAAACAACTGTTCCAACCCTTCTCTTGATCTCAATTACCCTTCTTTCATAGCGTTTTTCAACGACAGGGGTGCGAAACCGAACTCAACGACAGTCGTGGAGTTTGGAAGAACTGTGACTAATGTCGGAGATGGAAGCTTTACATACAAAGCAAATGTGACACCTATCAATGGACTTAAGGTAATAGTGGAACCAGACACATTGGTTTTCAAGACAAAATACGAGAAGAAAAGCTACAAGCTGAGCATTGAAGGTCCAAAACAATTGCATAAAGCTGTGTTGTTTGGTTATCTCACATGGGAAGATAGTGGAAAGGAACATGTTGTTACAAGTCCAATAGTTGCCACAAgctacaaaattgaaaaatga
- the LOC105774276 gene encoding protein ENHANCED PSEUDOMONAS SUSCEPTIBILITY 1 — translation MDPSSVRIISECYVTPQHVSDQSKQPYYLTTWDLAMLSVQYIQKGLLYAKPEGNCEENLINNVLGRLKQSLSIALVHFYPLAGRLATKIEENPKSHFVFVDCNNSPGAKFIHAAVDLSVSDIVSPTYVPLVVQSFFDHDRAINYDGHTRPLLSIQVTELVDGVFIGCSMNHAIGDGTSFWHFFNTLSEIFQAQGDTNLKISRPPVLEKWFPEGHGPLLNLPFTNQDELISRFEAPELLERIFHFSAKSIAKLKERANTESNTTKISSFQSLSAFVWRSITKARRFPNETVTGCRLAINNRSRLEPALSPDYFGNSIQTVRAVTTAGELLNHGLGWAAWKLHQAVVNHTDKQVRGFVNGWLDSPFIYQIAQLFDPQSVMMGSSPRFNKYGNEFGLGKALTLRSGYAHKFDGKVSAYPGHEGGGSIDLEICLPPSSMKALELDEEFMSVVSCGGIGI, via the coding sequence ATGGATCCATCATCAGTTCGAATCATCTCAGAATGTTATGTTACACCACAACATGTTTCTGATCAATCAAAACAGCCTTACTATTTGACAACATGGGATCTTGCTATGCTGTCGGTGCAATACATCCAAAAGGGTCTTCTCTATGCCAAACCAGAGGGTAACTGTGAAGAAAACTTGATCAACAATGTCTTGGGTCGGCTCAAGCAATCCCTTTCCATAGCCCTAGTTCATTTCTATCCCTTAGCAGGTCGGCTCGCAACGAAAATAGAAGAAAACCCGAAGTCTCATTTCGTCTTTGTGGATTGCAATAACAGCCCAGGAGCCAAATTTATACATGCAGCTGTTGATTTATCCGTGTCCGACATTGTTTCCCCTACTTATGTTCCGTTGGTTGTTCAATCGTTTTTCGACCATGATCGAGCAATCAACTATGATGGTCACACCAGGCCTTTGTTATCGATTCAAGTCACCGAGCTGGTAGATGGGGTGTTCATAGGTTGTTCCATGAACCATGCTATTGGCGATGGAACCAGTTTCTGGCATTTCTTCAACACATTGTCTGAAATATTTCAAGCACAAGGAGATACTAATTTGAAAATCTCACGTCCTCCAGTGTTAGAGAAATGGTTTCCAGAGGGTCATGGTCCATTACTTAACCTTCCTTTCACTAACCAAGATGAGTTAATTTCCAGATTTGAAGCACCCGAGCTTTTAGAGAGAATATTCCATTTCTCAGCGAAATCCATTGCAAAGCTCAAAGAAAGGGCTAACACAGAATCCAACACCACCAAAATTTCCTCCTTTCAATCTTTATCTGCATTTGTATGGCGGTCAATAACAAAGGCACGTCGTTTCCCAAACGAAACAGTCACTGGTTGTAGGTTAGCTATAAACAATAGGTCAAGGCTAGAACCAGCTTTATCCCCAGATTATTTTGGTAACTCAATTCAAACTGTTAGAGCAGTGACCACAGCTGGTGAACTACTTAACCATGGTCTCGGTTGGGCTGCTTGGAAACTACACCAAGCTGTGGTTAACCATACAGATAAACAAGTGCGTGGTTTTGTCAATGGTTGGCTTGATTCACCTTTCATTTACCAGATTGCTCAGCTTTTTGACCCACAAAGTGTGATGATGGGAAGCTCACCAAGGTTCAACAAGTACGGAAATGAGTTCGGGTTAGGGAAAGCATTGACGCTTCGAAGTGGATATGCTCATAAGTTTGATGGGAAAGTTTCGGCGTATCCAGGACATGAAGGTGGAGGAAGTATTGACTTGGAAATTTGCCTTCCACCATCTTCAATGAAAGCTCTTGAATTAGATGAAGAGTTCATGAGTGTTGTTTCTTGTGGTGGAATTGGTATCtga